The Penicillium psychrofluorescens genome assembly, chromosome: 2 nucleotide sequence TACGCATGCTATTTCCGAGCTTGGGTATCCCTACAAGGAGGAGGTGGGTGTTTGCTAACCGTTGTTTTAAAGATCCAGTGCTAATGTCGAGTCCAGGATAATATGATTATCATCCAAGTGGCGCTGTCGAAAGACCAGATCGACCAGGTTATCAGTATGAGCAAGGAGTTTAAGCGCCGATCAGAGAGTATGTCGCCGCATGGATGTCCCACTCTAAGAAACAGAGAACTGATGTTATGTGTTAGCGTACTACGTCGCCAGATCACCCTCTCCCATCCGAGTCCCCCGAGAACGAGTCACGGCAGAGACTCTCATGGTCGACTCCCACTCTCCCCGATCCAGCTACGAAGAGATCGTCATGGAGGCATCTCCATCGCGGTACCGAGATGTCGAATTCGAAGAAGTCATCGAGCGGCCGCGCTTCGAAACCATCTCCCGTCCCCGCTCTGTGTCTGTCCATAGTCGCAGACGAGTATCGTCACCCGTACGATACATGGAGCCCCGGTTTTTTGAAGAGCGCATCGAGTCTGACCACGCCGGCTCAATGGTCTTAGTCCGGCCGAGAAGCAGCGAAAATGATGTCCGCGACCTGGAACGGGACATCCGCACGCTGCAACTCGAGCGACAGGGTGGTATTGAAATCACCCGGGAACGCGACATGGATCTGATCGATAGTAATGGCAATGAGGAAGAGATTACGGAGCTCTCGAGGTCCGAACGCAGACGTATGTGTCCTAGTATCCTGCGTGAGATTCTATACTGACTGCAGGCACAGAACCAAATTCCCGGATTGTACGGGCGATGTTTGCCACTTTGACGTGATACgtgggatggatgatgatgttcttcttttcagcAGTGTTTTAATGAATCGATATTTCTTTCCATTTTCCAAGTATGTAACTGTTACTGATGTTGTAGCTGTACACTCTGCGTGCCAGTAAGTCAATCGGGATGTACATTCGTTGCCGTGCACACGACCTAGGGGGCTGCACACGACCTAAGATCGTGAAAAGCCCGAggaatcaaatcaaatcataCTGATGTTGCTAACATCCCCactttttttcccctgcCCTGATCACATAACATGTCTAGAAATAACGCGAAATCGCCAAGTCGGGGAGTTTCCCAGCGTGAAGCGCTGTAATCTCGTCGTGAGGGCTAGACTGATGACAAGGGCCTAAGAGTGGAGAAACCGGGCATAAAACAGGGACGAAATCTAGCTAGATTCGAAGTTTGGGGCCAAAAATATCCGTATTTATACACATGCCAAGTGCTAGTAAAGTTGGCAATCCTTGGTTCCAAGCTAATTGGCGCCCTGTGTTAGCTTTGATTTATAGATAAACAATTCAATTGGGTGTCTTGCGGATGTAAATGACAATATCCGAAAAATGTTCCGGGTCCGGATCCAACTCATATTGATCATAGTGTTCAATCAGTGCTCTCACGCGAGGAGAATCTGGGTTTGCGCTAGAGACTAATTAGACAAAAGAAGGCTAATAAGCAAAAGGCAATACTCACTCCGTAACTCCTTCATATCTCCTTTCCATCTCTGTTACACGGTCCCAAATCAGGATAGCTGGTTGAGCAAGATCCGCAACAATCTCCTTTAGGGGTATATCTGGAGCACATGCAAAAACAACTGATGAATCATCAACCTCGAGCCACGCCTGGGGGTCTTCAAGAACCTCAATATTGTGCTGGTCAAGGATAGCCTTATCGATGTCTGTATAGACAGGGTCCTGAGCACAACAACCAATGTTACTTTGGTTACCACCCATTAGCCAATTACGCACAGTAAGCAGTAGTGCATGCTGAAACGCAGAGTGACTAGCTATAGAGAACTGGTCTTCCAATGAGAGTGGGCCGCAAGCAAATGCAATGACTTTGTTAATTGTATATTTAGTCGCCGAAGTCAAGGCAGCCTTGAGCTGTTTGAACATAGCACTTTCTTCCCAGGACCGTATACTGACTTCGAAGAAGTTATTCACGTCTTGATAGCTTCGGATAGGAAAGTCATGGACCAACTTTTTAGTGCTTTTATTTCGCCGGGTTGTCCAATGCTCAATTTGTAGACTGCAACATGCCTCATGAAGACCAATATACCCGTCCTGGAGCGATTCTTT carries:
- a CDS encoding uncharacterized protein (ID:PFLUO_003953-T1.cds;~source:funannotate), yielding MSRYNDDYRSSTGTLDSRDRYDRYSRGPPVAERPRYVDDERFEFRLREEDSYGPPARAPNRYYDDDHLDHPPDRRRQPRRDDSPDFRPRLVRRQSSLDTFDRLPPRRLEVPERRSGPRLPSSARSRAGGPVSAAPPPRRRSPPTRFHEREVYEDIRIAEPEYYGDEEYRDIRDRDRMADRRRSSSAARHREEKPYPRKGKTRLPKKLAHTHAISELGYPYKEEDNMIIIQVALSKDQIDQVISMSKEFKRRSETYYVARSPSPIRVPRERVTAETLMVDSHSPRSSYEEIVMEASPSRYRDVEFEEVIERPRFETISRPRSVSVHSRRRVSSPVRYMEPRFFEERIESDHAGSMVLVRPRSSENDVRDLERDIRTLQLERQGGIEITRERDMDLIDSNGNEEEITELSRSERRQPNSRIVRAMFATLT